In Haliscomenobacter hydrossis DSM 1100, the DNA window CGAATGGCCGTGTTGACCTTGCGGTTGTCTTTGTCCTGGTTGATGTTGAATTCTTCGTAAACGGTTTCCAGTTCGGTATGGAACAAACGTAGTGCCATCATCCGAAAACGCTCCGACTCCAACCTCATCCAACGTTCCAGTTCATTCGAGGGAATGTCATTGACGTAAACGGTTTGCTCCACCCAGGTGTAGGCGTTGGTGGCACGGCCTCCAATGTTGCTCACCAACTTGTCGTACTCACTTGGCGCCGACAATTTGGCCGCCTCAAAAGAAATACGATCGATCTCGGCATAAATACGACGGCGTTCGGCTTCATCCTGGGTAGCGCGGTGGGCTTCGTACAAATCAGAAATTTGTTCCAGCAGGGCACTTTCTTTTTCCCAATCCAGGGTACCCATTTTACTGGTACCTTTAAAAAGCATGTGCTCCATGTAATGCGCCAAACCAGTGGTTTCAGGAGGATCTTGTTTAGAGCCTGCTCTTACCACGATATTGGTGAACACCCGTGGTTCATTTTTATTTACACTCAGGAACAATTGCAGGCCATTCGGCAAGGTATAGCGTTGTACTTTCAGTAAATCGTCAGGGACGGTTTTGAAAGCATACTGTATTTTTGCATCCATCATCTCTTCTCCTTTTTTAAAACAGCATGTAATATAATGCATAGAACTGAAGAATAGTTTTTTTAGAGATTAATCCGCCTTCAAAAATTCCTCCAAAAACCGAGCCAAAAGTGCTTTAATCTTCATTTTGATGCCCTTTAGCCCTGCTTTTGGGCTTTTGGGCTTTGTGCAATTATTTTCCACCTAGCATTACTTATATTCGCCTATTCACCCCATCTACCACACTTAACCAAGGGGTAATTGTTATCTCAGCCACTAAGCTTATGGCACCAAAATCATCAATAGGCTTAATTAACCAAATCCAAATTTATGCAACTTAGGCTGTTATTCACTTTGTGCAGTGCAGTTTTTGCGTTGTCTCTCTCCGCGCAATCACTCGACCTTAAGCCCTTAAAAAACATCAAACCACGCAACATTGGCCCCTCCGGAATGTCTGGGCGGGTAACTGCGATTGATGTCGTGCTACAGGATCCTGACCACATTTATGTCGGTACGGCTTCGGGTGGAGTCTGGAAATCAGAAAGTGGCGGCATCACCTGGGCCCCACTTTTTGACGATCAACCCATTCAATCCATTGGTGCCATTGCCATCAACCAGGATAATCCCAGCGAAGTTTGGGTAGGGACGGGAGAAGGCAATCCCCGCAACTCCCAGAATTTTGGTTTGGGCATCTTTCGCTCTCTGGATGGGGGCAAGAACTGGAAGAACATGGGGTTGAAGGAAACCAAAACCATTCACCGCATCATCATTCACCGCGACAACCCCAATGTGGTGTACGCGGGGGCACAGGGTTCGGCCTACGGTCCCAATGAAGAACGGGGTGTTTACCGCACCAAAGACGGAGGAAAAACCTGGGAGCGCGTCCTCTATGTCAACAACCAGACCGGGGTTGCCGATATGGTGGTGGACCCTTCCAATCCCAACAAAATTATCGTTGCCATGTGGGAGTATGGCCGCAAACCCTGGACCTTCAATTCAGGGGGGACGGGCTCGGGCATTTACGTCACCCACGATGGCGGCGATACCTGGGAGCGCCGTACTGATGCCGATGGGTTGCCCAAAGGTATGCTGGGTCGCGTTGGTCTGGCCATTTCCCGCTCCAAGCCCAATATCGTTTATGCCCTGGTGGAAGCCAAAGACAATGCTTTGTACAAATCCACGGATGGGGGCAAAAAATGGAGTGTGGTAGCCACCAAAAACATTGGCGACCGACCATTTTATTATGCAGAAATCTACGTAGACCCACAAAATGAAAACCGTTTGTGGAACATTTTCTCTTTGGTGACCAAAAGTGAAGACGGGGGTAAAACCTTCGAAACGGTGCTCCCCTACTCGGGTGTACACCCTGACCACCACGCCTTCTGGATTCACCCCAATGACCCGAATTACCTGATTGATGGCAACGACGGCGGCTTGAACATCTCCCACGATGGGGGCAAAAGCTGGCGTTTCATCGAAAACATCCCGGTGGGTCAGTTTTACCACGTCAACCACGACATGTCGATTCCTTACCAGATTGGGGGCGGGATGCAAGACAATGGTTCCTGGGTAGGCCCTAGCGCAGTTTGGCAGGCCGGAGGCATCCGCACCAGCCAATGGCAGGAAGTCTTCTTCGGCGATGGATTTGATCTGGGTTTTCGGCCCGATAATTCGCGTTATATCTACGCCATGTCGCAAGGCGGCAACGTGGGTACCGTGGATACCGAGACGGGCAAAACCCAGTTCATCAAACCCACCTCGCCCAACAATACCGAATTGCGTTTCAACTGGAACGCGGCCTTTGCTCAAGATCCGCACAACGCCAGCGCCATTTATTTTGGTAGTCAATTTTTGCATTACAGCAAAGACTACGGTCAAACCTGGGAAGTCATTTCTCCCGATTTAACCACCAATGACACGGCCAAACAAAAGCCCCATTTGAGCGGTGGGCTTACCCTGGATGCGACGAATGCCGAAAACCATACCACCATTTTGGCCATCGGCCCAAGCCCACTTGACGCGAAAGTAGTTTGGGTAGGTACCGACGATGGTAACTTGCAGCTCACCCGCGATGGCGGCAAAACCTGGACCAACCTGACCAGCAAATTGCCAGGCAACAAAGCGGGAAGTTGGATTCCCTACATCGAAGTATCCCCGCACAACGCTGCCGAAGCCTTTGTGATCGTCAACGATTACCGACGCAACGATTGGCGGCCCATGCTTTACCACACGACGGATTATGGCCAAACTTTCCGCAAAATTGCCGATGAAAATAAAGTGAGTGGGTTCACCCTTTGTATTGTACAGGACCCGGTTGAGCCAAAATTGTTGTTTTTAGGCACCGACCATGGGTTGTACCTCAGCATCGATAAGGGGAGTACCTGGACCAAATGGACCAATGGTTACCCGAGTGTACCTACCCAGGACATGAAAATCCACCCCCGCGATCACGACCTGATCATTGCTACTTTTGGCCGGGCATTCTGGATTTTGGACGACATCCGCCCGCTGCGCGAGATTGCCCGTACGGGGGGCAAAGTGTTGGAGCAGCCTTTCAAAATGTTCCCGATTCCGGATGCTTACCAAGCTGCATTCAAGTCTTTTGAAGGCATTCGTTTTTCTGCTGATGGAATGTTTGCCGGGGAGAATAAAGCACCCGGAGCGTGGATTACACTGTGGGCACCACAAGCCAAACCAGCCGCGCCAACCGCCAATAACGCCAAACCCGCTGCGGCCAAAGAAGAAAAAAGACCAGAACGAGTCAAAATTATCATTCTTTCGGCAACGGGTGATACCGTGCGTACTTTCAGTTCACGGGTAGACACGGGCATGATGAAGGTATACTGGCCACTGAACCGCAATGGGGTACGCACGCCCAGCCGCCAGGAACGCCGCGGAGATGAAGATTCTGCGCCCAGCGGGCCACAAGTACTGCCGGGAATGTATAAAGTGGTAGCGGTTTGGGGCAAATTTAAAGATTCCAGCTCGGTGACGGTGAAATCTGACCCTCGCCTGAACGTCAAGCTCGATGACTTGAAAGCCAAAGATGCGGCCTTCCGCGACATGGAAAAGGTGGTTAAAAAGGCAACCGAGGGTTTTGATCAGCTCAAAGAAGCCCGCAACACCATCCGCCGGGTGGATGCGGCGCTGTCTACCGCGCCAGATAGCACCAAACAGCGTTTGGCCAAGTTGGGCAAAGCCCTGCAAGACAGCTTGAACGTCCTGGAACAACTCTACATGGAACCTGAAGACGTCAAAGGTATCCAGCGCAATGAAAACAACCTTAGTTCGGCGCTGCAACGTGCCCAACAATACATGAATGCCTCGGATGGCGCACCAAACCAGGGGGCGCAGCGCATGATGGCCAAAGCTCGTCAGCAAACGACTGAAGTGCTGAACCGCATCAATAATTTCTTTGCTGGCAAGTTTGCGGATTACCGGAAGAAGGTGGAGGCGGTGCAGTTTTCGTTGTTTAAAGCGTATGTGCCGGTGAAGGTGGAGTAGGAGGATTTCAAAAGCGACATATTTTAACACAAAGGACACCAAGGAAGCACAAAGGCCGCAAGGGAGAAATACACTCTTTTTGTGGCCTTTGTGTTTTGATCAAATCACATTTTGGAGAATGGTAGCGATGCGCTGACAATGGCTATCTTCTTTGCGTATGCCTTCGGCTATGCAGGTGCTGAAGAGGCTGGATTCATTGGGGATAGGTAGGTTTTCTTTATTATTACCACGATCTAGACTCAGTCTTTGTAGGAGTTCAAAGAGAAACTTACCCCGTAATAATTTTGTGTACTGTTGCTTTATCTGCACGATGAGTTGACTTTCATCTGCACGAAAAGTTGCGTCGATTTGATAAGCTTCATTCATTCCATTTGCTCCAGGAGAAATGATACTTGGATTGAGCAACAATAGATCAATTTTTGCTGCCTCTGAGTTTCCATTAAGGATCAGTTTTGCTTCACGGGCAAACCATTCAGACACACTTTCGATAAGTTGGGCAAATCTTTCCTTTTCAATGTCATAGAGCAAGGCTAGAATGAATTCTTTGCCGTCTTCAAAAAGATCGTTTTCGATGGAATAACCTTTGGTGAAGTGGATCTCTTGGTATTCTGCAGGGATTCCTGAAAATACCCAGGTATCTTGATCAGCAAAAAACAGAATCGGTCTTTTGATTTTGGCCTTTTGAATATCGTATAGTTCAAATAAATTCAAAAGCGTGTTTCGAGCACCCAGTTGCTCAAAAGAAAAGGAACCAAAAATGCCTTTACGATGGGCAATGTCGCGGAAAATCTTCACATCATCAACCCCTTCAAGATAGACGATTGGGCCAGAAAGAGCGGAATATTTAAGTGATTCGAGAATTTCTTCTGGTGAATATGCTGGGCGCTGTTTGGGCATTGGAATTAGTTGACATGCTATTAATTCTATCCGAGAACTGATTCCTGAACAACTTCTGTTGGCAAACCATCTGAAGATTGACGAACTATTTCATCAAACCAGAAAGACTTATCAGGGTAGCTTGCATAAATAGCAGGCGAATGTGTAGCAACGAAAAACTGGACTTTGGGTGAAATATGATGGAGTGTAGACAGTAGTAATCTCTGCCAATCAATATGGAGATTTAGTTCTGGTTCATCAATAAATATAATGCCTTTTTTTAGCGAACTTGCATAAACCAAAAAGCTCAGAAAGTTTTTTTCTCCAGCAGACAAATTTTCAACACTGATCTCATTCGTATTCCGACCCAACTTGAGGTCATCTGTGATTTTTATACTTTTTTCCCAAAAATATTGATCAATATACTTAGATAGATTTGTGATTGGCTCCTTTGCTTCCGTCTCTGCTTTTTCTTTTTGTTCAATTTTCTTTTTTAATTCTTCAGTAAAATGGGGAGATACACTACCCTTAACGTTTTTGGTAAGAAAATTCATAAAATCAGCATTTGCTGATTCCATTTTTATTCGAATGTCTGAGGAAATTTCATTGATTAACCCCCGAATATCTTGAGAATCGCTAGAACTTATAAAACGATGCTGATCTTTTGTCATTTGACTTGTAAAGTCTCTCAACGCATTAATTAAATCGGAACTTTCCTGTAAGGAAAAGCCTCCTTCTAATCGTCGAAATGTGGGAAAAAAGATCGAACCATCTACTGCTCCTTCTATAGCATTATCCGGATTCTCCTCTGGTTCTTTTCCTTTTATTGTTGACTCAAATGAAAGATACGTTTTTCCTTTGTTATCGATTAGGGCCATAGTGATCAGGGTTTTAGAAGGAACTACGTCTTCGTTTTGAACTACTATTTCATTTCGTCTAATGACTAGTTTACGATCATTCTTAGCTGTAATTATGGCTTCTTTAAAGTAAATCTCCTTTACCAACTGATTAAAATGCCCACTATACAAATACCACAACGTTTTCAACAAGGTCGTCTTCCCCGTCCCATTACTCCCCGTAAAAATATTGATGTCCTCGTTGAATTGCAGATCGTAATCGTATCTACCCCAGAGGCCTTTAACTACCAAGGATTTGATCATACCAAGTCGTTTTAACAGATTTCAGCGCAGGTTCAACTTGAGGTGAAATTACATCTATTCATCTTGTAACCCGCCGTTTCAACGGCGGGGTTGAACAGCCCCCCACGAACCACATCTATCATCTTTGCCAGAGGTTCCATCTATGTATAGATGTCTTCTCTGGCAAAGAAGATAGATGTGAGGAGTTCTTCGCATTTACCCCCCTCGTTAAAACAAGGGGTTACAAGATGTTGGATGTGATTTGTGCCAAGACGTTGAAAATTTCACCATGAATGCAACTCAAACTAAAGCTACACCCATGAATTTTCAACACATAGTCAAATTTTCACCCCTAAAAATACAATCAAAATTTGAGTATTGCACCAATAAAACCACCAAACAGCCTGGATTGGTTCCCTAAGCGTGGGTTTGGATTTCTAGTTCGCAGGCGAAAATGAGCTAAAATTTGCCCCAGTGAGGCACGAAAAGCGGAGTTTAGCAACGCTAAATGAGCATTTTCGGAACGAAACTGGGGTGGATTTTAGCCATTTGTAGCGCGAAGTAGAGATCTAAACACACGCTAAAACCACTTCCTCCCCCGCATCCTTTTCTTCAAATCCTGCGAAAAATGGTACTCATCCAGCACCCCCACCAGGCGGTTCCAAGGGTTGTATACGGGCAAGGCGCCCGCGTCGGAAGTCTGCAGGATGCCAAAGGCCTGCCGCAGGTTTTCGGCACTCACCAGAGGGTGAATGTCGGGCAACATGTATTTGCTCACGGGTGCTTGCAGGTCATTCTTTTTATGTGCCTCTTTTAGCCTGAATTCGGGCAATACCCCCATCAGATTTTGCCATTGGTCAAATACCAAAAAGTTCTTTTCCAGACCCAGGCGGTGAATTTCCAAAACGGTGGACATCGCATCGCTGAGGTATACCCGCGAGAAATTGCCCCGCATCAATTGATCCACTTTGAGTTGCCCCACCAGGTGCTCCATGCGTACCGAGCGGTATTCGTTTTCGGCAGTAAACAGGATGAATAAACCAATCAGGGCGTACATCGGGTTGGTTTGCCATACCCCCAGGGCAATCATGCCCAGTGCCAAAGCCTGGCCAATCCGGGCGGCGACCATGGTTGCCCGCAAGCGCCCCAAGCCGATCGAGAGCAGGGCGCGCAAGATGCGGCCTCCGTCCATCGGGAAAGCAGGAATGAGGTTGAAGGTGGCCAAAATGACATTGAGCCAGGCCATAAAAAACAAAAAGCGATCGAGATCAGAATATTCGTTCAGGAAATAATTGCCATTGGAAAAAACAACCCCATTGACAATTTCCCAGCGTTGATCAGGCGTGAAGTTGAACAGATAAAGGCTAAACAAGGCCGCGATGGCCACATTGACCAAAGGCCCGGCAATGGCAACCCAAAATTCGTGGGCGGGCTTTTCGGGTAAATGATCCAGGCGCGCTACCCCGCCAATGGGCAAAAGAATGATGTCGCGGGTAGTGACGCCGTAACGTCGAGCCGTCAGGGCATGACCAAATTCGTGTAAAACCACCAAAAAAAACAAGACCAGCACAAAAATTCCCGACCACAGCATGGCCATCTTGTCCCAATCGGTATCATAACCGGCGTACAGTACGTAGCCCAACACCAACACAAAGAAACTCCAGTGAACCCGTACTGGTATCCCAAAAACACGGGCAATCCGAAACGCTCCAGTCATAATGGTTGAAAAGTTGAAAAGTTGAGAGTTGAAGAGCAGTTGAAAAGCAGTTGAAAAGTTGAAAAGTTTGGTAGCACGTAAAGTCGACTTATAGACTTCTGAACTTTAAAACTACTCTTCAACTTTTCAACCCTAAACTTTTCAACTTCAATCAAGCTTAGTCGCCACGGAGTCCATTTGCACGATCCAGCCAGAGCTTTCACCAATGAACTTGATCAGGTCGATGATTTCGATTCCTTGCTCGCGGGCCTGTTTAATCAAATCACTTTCTTTGGCTTTTTGTTCAATCAGGTCGCGGGCTTTTTTGTTGATCTTATTGTAATCCTCTGGAGTGAAGGTATTGAAGGAGCCTTCGGAAATGTCGTAATAGTCGATGTTGTGGTCGATGGAAATGATTTCCGGTTCCTTGGGGATGTTTTTGATGGTGATGGTTTTGGTGGCAGTATCGGCTTTGATGTCCAGTCCTTCCAGGTCAAAACCGACCGAAACTTTGGCTTTTATGCGCAACAAGGCCTTTTTTCGAAAAATCCACCAGTCGTATTGCCAATAGTCTTTATGGTTGTACAACTCGGAAAAATAACCCTCTACGGTAACCAATTTGGCTACGGTTTTCATTTTTTCCAGTAATACCGAAGCTTCCGCCTGCGTTACCACGCGTTCTCTGGGCATGAACACACTGCGGGCAATCCAAAAGCCCCCGATAAACACGGCAATAAATCCCAATACAAGCAGTAAACGACGCATAGCCTATTTTTTTGGCCAATATAATCAATAAGTCGTGGAACCCTAATCTTTATTTCGTTTCCGTACCTTAGTCCTCTGGGCTGATTTCCTCATCCGCTTTTTTGTCTTTCACTTTGGCACTCAATGGATAACGCACCCCCCGGTAACTCTTCAGGATGACTTTTACCGAGCCAATGGAGATCGGAGATTCGATCATCAGCGGCAGGCGGTTTTTATCATCTGAAGCCCAGATGGTCAAGTTTGAACTTTCTTTAAAGATGTAGCCTTTGATCACTTCGGGATTGAGGGCTACGGTATTGAAATGCCCCAAACCGCGGATTTTTTTGTTGGGAAATTTCCCTTTGTAGTTCACTTTTAGCGGCCAGGTTTTTTTGTCAATAAAAATCTTGATGGGAAAATCCTGCCCTGGGCGCATTTGATCAAAACTGAGGTTGCGCGCGCAATACACCATCGAAAGAATATCGTGAATGCAGGAGTCTGAGTCGTATTCCACCAACTCCGCTACCTCTTTGGTTTTTCCACGCAGGGATTTCACCTTGCCGTTTTCGCGGTCAAAGGTCAGTTTGTCGTACAAGGTATATTTCCCTTCATGAACCTCCCTGATCGAAGTGATGGGCAAGAGGGTAGTTTTGTCCACATAAACATCATATTTATCGCGCACTTTAAAAAAGGCATCGTAGCCTTTGTAGGTACCTCCGTGGGCAGAAAAATGGTACCGATCGCCCAAATCTTCCACTTTGAAGACAACTTCACCCGCCGACATCCAAATGAAGTTCCAGTTGTAAAAAACTTTATACACCATTTCTTCACCATGCCGGAACACTTGATTGTCCATGTCACATTGATCCCCGCCAGTATACAGCGGGAGATGATTGGGGATCCTTTCGGGTTGAGGCACGCGGAAAGCCATCAATGAGAGTACCAAGAAGGCCGCGCCAATTTTCATCAGCCTGGAGAGATGCATAAGTTTATCGTTTTGATTTCAGGAAAAGTCAGCAGCTTACATTTCACTTAAACAACTAAATTCAAGACAAAGATTCTGCTTTTCACGCTTTTTTGACGATGAAAAACAATCCAAGTAACGCTGGCAACACCAAATTTAGTACAAACAAGGTGTAGGAAGCAGCCAAGGTACTCAAGGCATTGGCGCCCCAAATGCCCCATACCAAGAGTGCAATTTCCCCCCTGGCCAACAGCCCCAAAACGGGTGGCAAGGGAATTGCCGTTTGCAACAAATAAATGGTGCCGACTCCGGCCAGGGCTGCATCCGCTGGCAAATCGATCCCGTAAAAATGCAAAATGGCGTAATACTGAACACTGTACAAACCATAACGCAAAGCCGCCAAACCCAAGCCCGCTGCAAAGGTAGCTAGCCGATAATGCTGCAATACTTCAAGTGCTTGATCCAAAACTGTTTGTACGTATCGCCAGGCGCCTTTCCAAATAAGCCCTTGATTGCGTTCGGCATAATGATGCAAAAGTCGGGGGATGCCCACTACACCCAAGGCCAATAAGCCTAAAAAAACCAGCAAAACCGGTGCAGCGAATTTTTCTATTCCGCTGATTTGCCAGGCTTTGGTATAATGCCCCAGCCACAACAAAGAAGGCAAGCCCAGCCCCAAAAGGATCAAGAACTGACAATAATTCCCCGCTACGGTAGCCAGAATAATTTTGCCTTTTTGCTGCTCAGGCGCAAGCAACCAACGCCCCAGGTAGTCGCCACTGCGATTGGGCAACAACATGGATGCTGCTACGCCAGCCAACACGGCACGAAGGCTTTGGCCAAAAGACATTCCGCTCCAGGGCTGGGTAAATTGCCGCCATTTAAGCGTTTCGAGCAACCAATTAAAGGGCATCAAAAGCATACAAAACAGCAAGTAATAGAAGGTTGCTGCGAAAAGGTTGCTGCGAAAAAGCCGCCACAGCTGGTCAAAGTCATTGCGCCGAAAAAGCTCCACATAAAATCCCCACAAAATGCCCAAAGCCAACAACAATCGAATCAGCAGCCAGGCGCGACGGCGAAAGGAGTTGCTCTGGCTCCGTACAAGTGACACAGGCATGCTGGTTTTATGCAAAACAAAGAGTTTTAAATAATTTGCTTTGCCGCAAAAATAAAGCTACTTTGCAGCAAAAAAGAACTGGTGGCAGAAAAAATAGAGAATTACCGCATTTTGGGCGTAGACCCCGGAACCAATATTTT includes these proteins:
- a CDS encoding H-X9-DG-CTERM domain-containing protein; protein product: MNRSYPPRHSGGANVAWFDVF
- a CDS encoding WD40/YVTN/BNR-like repeat-containing protein; amino-acid sequence: MSGRVTAIDVVLQDPDHIYVGTASGGVWKSESGGITWAPLFDDQPIQSIGAIAINQDNPSEVWVGTGEGNPRNSQNFGLGIFRSLDGGKNWKNMGLKETKTIHRIIIHRDNPNVVYAGAQGSAYGPNEERGVYRTKDGGKTWERVLYVNNQTGVADMVVDPSNPNKIIVAMWEYGRKPWTFNSGGTGSGIYVTHDGGDTWERRTDADGLPKGMLGRVGLAISRSKPNIVYALVEAKDNALYKSTDGGKKWSVVATKNIGDRPFYYAEIYVDPQNENRLWNIFSLVTKSEDGGKTFETVLPYSGVHPDHHAFWIHPNDPNYLIDGNDGGLNISHDGGKSWRFIENIPVGQFYHVNHDMSIPYQIGGGMQDNGSWVGPSAVWQAGGIRTSQWQEVFFGDGFDLGFRPDNSRYIYAMSQGGNVGTVDTETGKTQFIKPTSPNNTELRFNWNAAFAQDPHNASAIYFGSQFLHYSKDYGQTWEVISPDLTTNDTAKQKPHLSGGLTLDATNAENHTTILAIGPSPLDAKVVWVGTDDGNLQLTRDGGKTWTNLTSKLPGNKAGSWIPYIEVSPHNAAEAFVIVNDYRRNDWRPMLYHTTDYGQTFRKIADENKVSGFTLCIVQDPVEPKLLFLGTDHGLYLSIDKGSTWTKWTNGYPSVPTQDMKIHPRDHDLIIATFGRAFWILDDIRPLREIARTGGKVLEQPFKMFPIPDAYQAAFKSFEGIRFSADGMFAGENKAPGAWITLWAPQAKPAAPTANNAKPAAAKEEKRPERVKIIILSATGDTVRTFSSRVDTGMMKVYWPLNRNGVRTPSRQERRGDEDSAPSGPQVLPGMYKVVAVWGKFKDSSSVTVKSDPRLNVKLDDLKAKDAAFRDMEKVVKKATEGFDQLKEARNTIRRVDAALSTAPDSTKQRLAKLGKALQDSLNVLEQLYMEPEDVKGIQRNENNLSSALQRAQQYMNASDGAPNQGAQRMMAKARQQTTEVLNRINNFFAGKFADYRKKVEAVQFSLFKAYVPVKVE
- a CDS encoding DUF4435 domain-containing protein, whose amino-acid sequence is MPKQRPAYSPEEILESLKYSALSGPIVYLEGVDDVKIFRDIAHRKGIFGSFSFEQLGARNTLLNLFELYDIQKAKIKRPILFFADQDTWVFSGIPAEYQEIHFTKGYSIENDLFEDGKEFILALLYDIEKERFAQLIESVSEWFAREAKLILNGNSEAAKIDLLLLNPSIISPGANGMNEAYQIDATFRADESQLIVQIKQQYTKLLRGKFLFELLQRLSLDRGNNKENLPIPNESSLFSTCIAEGIRKEDSHCQRIATILQNVI
- a CDS encoding AAA family ATPase produces the protein MIKSLVVKGLWGRYDYDLQFNEDINIFTGSNGTGKTTLLKTLWYLYSGHFNQLVKEIYFKEAIITAKNDRKLVIRRNEIVVQNEDVVPSKTLITMALIDNKGKTYLSFESTIKGKEPEENPDNAIEGAVDGSIFFPTFRRLEGGFSLQESSDLINALRDFTSQMTKDQHRFISSSDSQDIRGLINEISSDIRIKMESANADFMNFLTKNVKGSVSPHFTEELKKKIEQKEKAETEAKEPITNLSKYIDQYFWEKSIKITDDLKLGRNTNEISVENLSAGEKNFLSFLVYASSLKKGIIFIDEPELNLHIDWQRLLLSTLHHISPKVQFFVATHSPAIYASYPDKSFWFDEIVRQSSDGLPTEVVQESVLG
- a CDS encoding site-2 protease family protein, giving the protein MTGAFRIARVFGIPVRVHWSFFVLVLGYVLYAGYDTDWDKMAMLWSGIFVLVLFFLVVLHEFGHALTARRYGVTTRDIILLPIGGVARLDHLPEKPAHEFWVAIAGPLVNVAIAALFSLYLFNFTPDQRWEIVNGVVFSNGNYFLNEYSDLDRFLFFMAWLNVILATFNLIPAFPMDGGRILRALLSIGLGRLRATMVAARIGQALALGMIALGVWQTNPMYALIGLFILFTAENEYRSVRMEHLVGQLKVDQLMRGNFSRVYLSDAMSTVLEIHRLGLEKNFLVFDQWQNLMGVLPEFRLKEAHKKNDLQAPVSKYMLPDIHPLVSAENLRQAFGILQTSDAGALPVYNPWNRLVGVLDEYHFSQDLKKRMRGRKWF
- a CDS encoding DUF4230 domain-containing protein, whose amino-acid sequence is MRRLLLVLGFIAVFIGGFWIARSVFMPRERVVTQAEASVLLEKMKTVAKLVTVEGYFSELYNHKDYWQYDWWIFRKKALLRIKAKVSVGFDLEGLDIKADTATKTITIKNIPKEPEIISIDHNIDYYDISEGSFNTFTPEDYNKINKKARDLIEQKAKESDLIKQAREQGIEIIDLIKFIGESSGWIVQMDSVATKLD
- a CDS encoding DUF3108 domain-containing protein — protein: MHLSRLMKIGAAFLVLSLMAFRVPQPERIPNHLPLYTGGDQCDMDNQVFRHGEEMVYKVFYNWNFIWMSAGEVVFKVEDLGDRYHFSAHGGTYKGYDAFFKVRDKYDVYVDKTTLLPITSIREVHEGKYTLYDKLTFDRENGKVKSLRGKTKEVAELVEYDSDSCIHDILSMVYCARNLSFDQMRPGQDFPIKIFIDKKTWPLKVNYKGKFPNKKIRGLGHFNTVALNPEVIKGYIFKESSNLTIWASDDKNRLPLMIESPISIGSVKVILKSYRGVRYPLSAKVKDKKADEEISPED
- a CDS encoding lysylphosphatidylglycerol synthase domain-containing protein, which translates into the protein MSLVRSQSNSFRRRAWLLIRLLLALGILWGFYVELFRRNDFDQLWRLFRSNLFAATFYYLLFCMLLMPFNWLLETLKWRQFTQPWSGMSFGQSLRAVLAGVAASMLLPNRSGDYLGRWLLAPEQQKGKIILATVAGNYCQFLILLGLGLPSLLWLGHYTKAWQISGIEKFAAPVLLVFLGLLALGVVGIPRLLHHYAERNQGLIWKGAWRYVQTVLDQALEVLQHYRLATFAAGLGLAALRYGLYSVQYYAILHFYGIDLPADAALAGVGTIYLLQTAIPLPPVLGLLARGEIALLVWGIWGANALSTLAASYTLFVLNLVLPALLGLFFIVKKA